The following are encoded together in the Mycolicibacterium arabiense genome:
- a CDS encoding DUF1097 domain-containing protein produces the protein MDSRFALTLSIGVLGGLAVALTATMITVPIWVVFLAWASFFFVGGGVAGWGRSVASNLVGVVIASASLYAAHLMGGSLLATAVAVGVGSAVMVQASWVPLLSTTPAVVVGFASTVSTVAGTGNDVTITTISHPGLVAAVACALGASFGLLSEYAATVMTKRTDRPSAHADTPTTEGSSAS, from the coding sequence GTGGACTCTCGATTTGCCCTGACGCTGAGTATCGGCGTCCTCGGCGGGCTGGCCGTTGCGCTGACCGCAACGATGATCACGGTGCCCATCTGGGTCGTATTCCTGGCCTGGGCATCGTTCTTCTTCGTCGGTGGTGGCGTTGCGGGGTGGGGCCGTTCGGTGGCGTCGAACCTCGTCGGCGTCGTGATCGCCTCGGCCAGTCTCTACGCGGCGCATCTGATGGGAGGGAGCTTGTTGGCGACCGCGGTCGCCGTCGGCGTCGGAAGCGCGGTGATGGTGCAGGCGTCGTGGGTGCCTCTGCTGTCGACGACGCCCGCCGTCGTCGTCGGATTCGCGTCCACGGTGTCCACCGTGGCGGGTACCGGAAACGACGTGACGATCACGACCATCTCTCACCCCGGTCTGGTCGCCGCGGTGGCCTGCGCTCTCGGGGCATCTTTCGGCTTGCTCTCCGAGTACGCGGCCACCGTCATGACCAAGCGAACCGATCGACCCTCGGCACATGCGGATACCCCGACGACAGAAGGAAGCTCGGCATCATGA
- a CDS encoding B3/B4 domain-containing protein, producing the protein MTEPEPTPQWLTRAWVDAAVFALRPDYRVALIAAEGIEPGCGDAGSEALLRDAEAAAREALTESPVDQLPEIAAWRDAYRAFGAKPQRTRNSVEALLRRVESGLPRINRLTDVYNAVSVMHRIPIGGEDLTRYAGPPRLIRAVGDEPFDTFAGGVDVVEHPEPGEVVWCDDAGVTCRRWNWRQGRRTALRDDTTTALFILDALAPLTDADLQAAADDLCGHLTRLGADVRITRRLVPNDAAPHQGD; encoded by the coding sequence ATGACTGAACCCGAGCCGACCCCGCAGTGGCTGACCCGCGCGTGGGTCGACGCCGCGGTGTTTGCGCTGCGGCCCGACTACCGCGTCGCGCTGATTGCCGCCGAGGGCATCGAACCCGGGTGTGGCGACGCGGGCAGCGAGGCACTGCTCCGCGATGCCGAGGCCGCCGCCCGCGAGGCGCTCACCGAGTCCCCGGTCGACCAACTTCCCGAGATCGCTGCTTGGCGCGACGCCTACCGCGCGTTCGGCGCCAAGCCCCAGCGCACCCGCAACAGCGTCGAGGCTCTGCTTCGCCGCGTCGAGTCGGGACTACCGAGGATCAACCGGCTCACCGACGTCTACAACGCCGTGTCGGTGATGCACCGCATCCCGATCGGCGGAGAAGACCTCACCCGGTATGCCGGTCCGCCGAGATTGATTCGCGCGGTCGGCGACGAACCGTTCGACACCTTTGCCGGGGGCGTCGACGTCGTCGAACATCCCGAGCCGGGCGAGGTGGTGTGGTGCGACGACGCCGGGGTGACGTGCCGGCGTTGGAACTGGCGGCAGGGCCGACGAACCGCACTGCGCGACGACACCACGACCGCCCTGTTCATCCTCGACGCTCTCGCTCCGCTTACCGACGCCGACCTGCAGGCCGCGGCCGACGACCTCTGCGGGCACCTGACCCGGCTCGGTGCCGACGTGCGGATCACCCGCAGGCTCGTGCCGAACGACGCAGCGCCCCACCAAGGAGACTGA
- a CDS encoding mycofactocin-coupled SDR family oxidoreductase, giving the protein MSASDGRVAGKRVMITGAARGMGRSHAVRLAEEGADVVLIDVCESLPGLEYPLASIDDLEETARLVRAHGRRAVTKVVDVRDENAMKHAVADAATELGGLDAAVANAGVLTAGLWSETTNEHWRLVLDVNLIGAWNTCVAALPFILEQGGGSLVNISSAAAIKGNPLHIPYTASKQAIVGMSVALANELAAQSVRVNTVHPTGVMTGMAPATIHTLLAETRTDLAPLFGNALPTPLIEPVDVSNAVLFLVSDESRYVTGLQFKVDAGVTIR; this is encoded by the coding sequence GTGAGCGCCTCCGACGGCCGGGTCGCCGGCAAGCGGGTAATGATCACCGGCGCGGCCCGTGGCATGGGCCGCAGCCACGCGGTCCGGCTGGCCGAGGAGGGCGCCGACGTCGTACTGATCGACGTCTGCGAATCGTTGCCGGGCCTGGAGTACCCACTGGCGTCGATCGACGACCTCGAGGAGACCGCGCGCCTGGTGCGCGCCCACGGACGCCGAGCGGTCACCAAGGTGGTCGACGTCCGCGACGAGAATGCGATGAAGCACGCCGTCGCCGACGCCGCCACGGAACTCGGAGGCCTCGACGCCGCCGTCGCCAACGCCGGCGTCCTCACCGCCGGGCTGTGGAGCGAGACCACCAACGAACACTGGCGGCTCGTGTTGGACGTCAACCTGATCGGCGCCTGGAACACGTGCGTGGCCGCGCTCCCCTTCATCCTCGAGCAGGGCGGCGGCAGCCTCGTCAACATCAGTTCGGCTGCGGCCATCAAGGGCAATCCCCTGCACATCCCGTACACGGCCTCCAAGCAGGCAATCGTCGGCATGAGCGTCGCACTCGCCAACGAGCTTGCCGCCCAGAGCGTCCGCGTCAACACCGTGCACCCGACCGGCGTCATGACCGGCATGGCGCCCGCGACGATTCACACCTTGCTCGCCGAGACGCGAACCGACCTCGCTCCGCTCTTCGGCAACGCCCTCCCCACACCGCTGATCGAACCCGTCGACGTGAGCAACGCGGTGCTCTTCCTGGTCTCGGACGAATCGCGGTACGTCACCGGACTGCAGTTCAAGGTCGACGCCGGCGTCACCATCAGATAG
- a CDS encoding CbtA family protein, which produces MSLSTTTSAARYLLPGIVAGIVGFAFSRLLIEPLIGQAVEYEAQRAHVEGELLGTGHDHGHELFSRTVQSNVGAAVGITVFAVVMGVLFAVTYAVVRSVVARRGLTIHPAGLALLVAAGMFVAIAAIPGVKYPANPPGVGLDDTAAARTSSFLTIVVVSVVCAGIALAVGLAMSRRWGGWAASVVAVGGYLAVMVGAMILLPAFNEVPEPLAGPDGLVLPGFPGELLAEFRLYSLIAQALMWLTIGVTFGCLTRLTGQPRFTPTTGRASVTVPG; this is translated from the coding sequence GTGTCACTGAGTACGACGACGTCCGCTGCCCGGTACCTGCTGCCCGGCATCGTCGCCGGCATCGTCGGTTTCGCCTTCAGCAGGCTGTTGATCGAACCGCTGATCGGCCAAGCGGTGGAGTACGAGGCGCAGCGCGCACACGTCGAGGGTGAACTCCTCGGCACCGGCCATGACCATGGTCACGAACTCTTCAGCCGCACCGTTCAATCGAACGTCGGCGCCGCGGTGGGGATCACGGTCTTCGCCGTCGTGATGGGCGTTCTGTTCGCGGTCACCTACGCCGTGGTGCGTTCGGTCGTGGCTCGACGCGGGCTCACGATCCATCCCGCCGGTTTGGCCCTACTGGTCGCCGCGGGCATGTTCGTGGCCATCGCGGCGATACCGGGTGTCAAGTACCCCGCGAATCCGCCCGGTGTCGGACTGGACGACACCGCGGCCGCGCGTACCTCGAGCTTCCTCACCATCGTCGTGGTCTCAGTGGTGTGTGCGGGCATCGCACTGGCGGTAGGACTGGCGATGTCACGCCGATGGGGTGGCTGGGCGGCGTCGGTCGTCGCAGTCGGCGGCTACCTCGCGGTGATGGTCGGCGCCATGATCTTGCTGCCCGCGTTCAACGAAGTGCCCGAGCCGCTCGCCGGACCCGACGGGCTCGTGCTGCCCGGCTTCCCCGGTGAACTGCTCGCCGAGTTCCGGCTGTATTCGCTGATCGCACAAGCGCTGATGTGGCTGACGATCGGAGTGACGTTCGGTTGCCTCACCAGACTCACCGGGCAGCCGCGGTTCACACCCACGACGGGCAGGGCTTCGGTTACCGTGCCCGGATGA
- a CDS encoding helix-turn-helix domain-containing protein, with amino-acid sequence MDDDAAKLATAIGARVKHERKTRGWTLDQLAEAAAVSRRMVVSVEQGAVNPSVGTLLRLSDALGVGLPALVEPPERSPVTITRAGDGAALWSGEFGGRGVLVAGTTPPDVVELWDWTLGVGDSHVSEAHAGGTRELVHVLDGALMIDVDGQAIDLNAGDAVAFPGDVAHAYVNQAEAPTRFSLTVFEPGVGAGTPRPRASHD; translated from the coding sequence ATGGACGACGATGCGGCCAAGCTGGCCACCGCCATCGGCGCACGGGTGAAACACGAGCGCAAGACGCGCGGCTGGACGCTGGATCAGCTGGCCGAAGCGGCCGCGGTGAGCCGGCGCATGGTGGTCAGCGTCGAGCAGGGCGCGGTCAATCCCAGTGTGGGAACGCTGCTTCGGCTCAGCGACGCGCTCGGCGTCGGCTTGCCTGCGCTGGTGGAGCCGCCCGAACGCTCGCCGGTGACCATCACCCGCGCCGGCGATGGCGCCGCGCTGTGGTCGGGAGAGTTCGGCGGGCGCGGCGTTCTCGTAGCAGGCACCACGCCGCCGGACGTCGTCGAGCTGTGGGATTGGACGCTGGGGGTCGGCGACAGCCATGTCAGCGAAGCCCATGCCGGCGGCACCCGGGAACTCGTGCACGTGCTCGACGGTGCCCTGATGATCGACGTAGACGGTCAAGCAATCGATCTGAACGCCGGAGACGCGGTGGCCTTTCCCGGCGACGTCGCCCATGCGTACGTCAACCAGGCCGAGGCGCCAACCCGCTTCTCGCTCACGGTGTTCGAACCCGGTGTCGGTGCCGGCACCCCACGGCCACGAGCCAGTCATGACTGA
- a CDS encoding CbtB domain-containing protein codes for MTNLNPALDLPRVDLGAAAASAAVAGRLAAVTMLALIAYYFVGFDQGAVSVFGADTHVHEFLHDARHLLGFPCH; via the coding sequence ATGACGAATCTCAACCCCGCCCTCGATCTCCCCCGCGTCGACCTGGGAGCGGCGGCAGCGTCCGCCGCGGTTGCCGGCCGTTTGGCGGCAGTCACGATGCTTGCGCTGATCGCCTACTACTTCGTCGGCTTCGACCAAGGCGCGGTCTCGGTGTTCGGCGCCGACACCCACGTGCACGAATTCCTCCACGACGCACGCCATCTGCTCGGCTTCCCGTGTCACTGA
- a CDS encoding GlxA family transcriptional regulator, producing MKPRTIVFALYDKVTLQDVAAPLEIFARANDFGARYEVLLASPDGAAVATTAFVALNVDVSVSEAPDRIDTLLVPGGVPADFTFTPGEHDIPEEQTPDAVEPALDMVRELAPRARRVASVCTGAFVLAALGLLDGRRATTHWAHCQELAANYPKVVVEADSLFVQDGRFITGAGISAGIDLALALVESDYGPDMARRVARWMVVFLQRPGGQAQFSVWTESALPVTGGLRETLDSVVCDPGADHSIAAMAARAAVSERHLARMFREQVGLTPARYVEQARLEAAKVLLAAGDHSQEAVARRAGFGSADTMRRTFRRNLAVSPSTYRSRFRTTGITRGHG from the coding sequence ATGAAGCCCAGGACGATCGTCTTCGCACTCTACGACAAGGTGACGCTACAAGACGTCGCTGCGCCGCTCGAGATCTTCGCGCGCGCCAACGACTTTGGGGCACGGTACGAGGTGCTGCTGGCCTCGCCCGATGGTGCGGCAGTGGCGACGACCGCTTTCGTGGCACTGAACGTCGACGTTTCCGTCTCGGAGGCGCCCGACCGGATCGACACACTGCTGGTGCCTGGGGGGGTGCCCGCCGACTTCACCTTCACGCCCGGCGAACACGACATTCCCGAGGAGCAGACCCCGGATGCCGTCGAGCCCGCTCTGGACATGGTCCGCGAATTGGCACCGCGGGCTCGCAGGGTCGCCTCGGTGTGTACGGGCGCGTTCGTGCTCGCCGCACTGGGACTGCTCGACGGCCGCCGAGCGACGACGCACTGGGCACACTGCCAGGAGCTGGCCGCCAACTACCCGAAGGTGGTCGTCGAGGCCGACTCGCTGTTCGTCCAAGACGGCCGGTTCATCACCGGTGCGGGTATCAGCGCCGGCATCGATCTGGCCCTTGCCCTCGTCGAGAGCGACTACGGCCCCGACATGGCCCGGCGCGTGGCGCGCTGGATGGTCGTGTTCCTACAGCGGCCCGGCGGTCAGGCCCAATTCAGCGTGTGGACTGAATCGGCTCTGCCGGTCACCGGGGGTCTGCGCGAAACCCTCGACTCCGTGGTGTGCGACCCCGGAGCAGACCACTCCATTGCGGCCATGGCCGCTCGAGCGGCAGTGAGCGAGCGACACCTCGCGCGCATGTTCCGCGAGCAGGTTGGGCTGACGCCGGCCCGATACGTCGAGCAGGCGCGGCTGGAGGCCGCCAAGGTCCTCCTCGCTGCCGGCGACCACAGTCAGGAGGCGGTCGCTCGGCGTGCCGGGTTCGGGTCAGCGGACACCATGCGACGCACCTTCCGCCGCAATCTCGCGGTGTCTCCCAGCACGTATCGAAGTCGGTTCCGCACGACCGGCATCACCAGGGGTCACGGGTAG
- the nthA gene encoding nitrile hydratase subunit alpha, translating to MTDQFAYPPDREEVSAKKVAALESLLIEKGVITPQTVDKVLAYFETEMTPLNGKKIVLKAWTDPDFAAKVVVDTPAAIAELDLPDGMAGAEGEHLQAVANSPGVHNLVICTLCSCFPWPVLGLPPYWYKDPVFRSRAAREPRKVLAEVGLELPADTEIKVWDSSGHSRWFVIPERPAGTEDFTDEMLMDLVTTESMIGVAAAGSTS from the coding sequence ATGACCGACCAATTCGCCTACCCGCCCGACCGCGAGGAGGTTAGCGCCAAAAAGGTCGCTGCGCTGGAGTCACTGCTGATCGAGAAGGGTGTGATCACGCCGCAGACCGTGGACAAGGTGCTGGCCTACTTCGAGACCGAGATGACACCGCTCAACGGCAAGAAGATCGTGCTGAAGGCGTGGACCGATCCCGATTTCGCCGCCAAGGTCGTGGTCGACACGCCTGCGGCGATCGCCGAACTCGACCTGCCCGACGGCATGGCCGGAGCCGAAGGCGAGCACCTGCAGGCGGTCGCCAACTCCCCTGGCGTGCACAATTTGGTGATCTGCACGTTGTGCTCGTGCTTCCCCTGGCCGGTCCTCGGCCTGCCGCCGTACTGGTACAAAGACCCCGTCTTCCGTTCGCGCGCGGCCCGCGAACCGCGCAAGGTGCTCGCCGAGGTCGGCCTCGAACTCCCGGCCGACACGGAGATCAAGGTGTGGGATTCCAGCGGCCACTCCCGGTGGTTCGTCATTCCAGAACGTCCTGCGGGCACCGAGGACTTCACCGACGAGATGCTGATGGATCTCGTGACGACGGAATCGATGATCGGCGTCGCGGCTGCGGGGTCGACGTCGTGA
- a CDS encoding aldehyde dehydrogenase family protein, with protein MTAAALTRPAAPPGPVGLLIGSDRITATSAGTHEHLYPATGAPNTTVALASAVEIDLAVTEAARAQREWVALTVDRRRDLLIDLADVVGEHLDELAALNVHDYGVPVSYAGTALLLERFLRHYAGYVDKPHGLSTPVHGSFDVNLVEREPYGVVGVIAPWNGALAVAGSCVAPALAAGNAVVFKPSDLAPLAALRFGELCLEAGLPAGLVNVVPAGPDGGDALVRHPGIRKIHFTGGGTTARAVIRSAATNLTPVVAELGGKSANIVFDDADLDAAAMLSAHQGPLMQSGQSCACASRLLVHDSVYDAFTERFLAVVGAAKVGDPFDPTVGFGPVINEAAVDRILGAVGEAVDGRAGELLTGGHRIGAELADGYYVEPTVLGNVDNSSNLAQLETFGPVVSIIRFSDEAEAVRLANDTPYGLNAFMHTRDLRRAHGVARRLEAGSVWINTFSDMAPQGPYGGYKQSGFGRTGGLDGLNEFLQIKNVRIAMG; from the coding sequence GTGACCGCGGCGGCGCTCACCCGCCCCGCCGCTCCACCGGGGCCGGTGGGGCTGCTGATCGGCAGCGACCGCATCACGGCCACCTCGGCGGGCACGCACGAACACCTCTATCCCGCGACCGGCGCACCGAACACCACCGTCGCGCTGGCCTCGGCGGTGGAGATCGACCTGGCGGTCACCGAAGCCGCACGGGCGCAACGCGAGTGGGTCGCGCTCACCGTTGACCGACGCCGCGACCTGCTGATCGACCTCGCCGACGTCGTCGGAGAACACCTCGACGAACTCGCGGCGCTCAACGTGCACGACTATGGGGTCCCGGTGTCCTATGCCGGCACGGCGCTGCTCCTGGAGAGGTTCCTGCGCCACTACGCCGGCTACGTCGACAAGCCGCACGGCCTCAGCACGCCCGTCCACGGCTCCTTCGACGTCAACCTCGTCGAACGGGAACCGTACGGCGTGGTCGGGGTCATCGCCCCCTGGAACGGTGCCCTCGCCGTCGCGGGCAGCTGCGTCGCGCCCGCCCTGGCGGCAGGCAACGCCGTGGTGTTCAAGCCCTCGGACCTGGCACCGTTGGCCGCACTGCGGTTCGGCGAGCTGTGCCTCGAAGCCGGCCTCCCAGCAGGCCTGGTCAACGTCGTGCCCGCGGGTCCCGATGGCGGCGACGCCCTGGTGCGCCATCCCGGAATCCGCAAGATCCACTTCACCGGTGGAGGCACCACGGCACGCGCCGTGATCCGTTCGGCCGCAACTAATCTCACGCCGGTGGTGGCCGAACTCGGCGGCAAGTCCGCCAACATCGTCTTCGACGACGCCGACCTCGACGCGGCAGCCATGCTGTCGGCGCACCAGGGCCCGCTGATGCAGTCGGGGCAGAGCTGCGCGTGCGCAAGTCGCCTCCTGGTGCACGACTCGGTCTACGACGCGTTCACCGAGCGCTTCCTGGCCGTGGTCGGGGCAGCCAAGGTAGGCGATCCCTTCGATCCGACGGTCGGTTTCGGCCCGGTCATCAACGAGGCGGCGGTGGATCGCATCCTCGGTGCGGTCGGCGAGGCAGTCGACGGGCGGGCCGGTGAGTTGCTCACCGGCGGGCACCGCATCGGCGCGGAACTCGCCGACGGCTACTACGTCGAGCCGACGGTGCTGGGCAACGTGGACAACTCGTCGAACCTGGCCCAGCTCGAGACGTTCGGACCGGTGGTGTCGATCATCCGGTTCTCCGACGAGGCCGAAGCCGTGCGTCTGGCCAACGACACCCCTTACGGGTTGAACGCCTTCATGCACACCCGCGACCTGCGTCGCGCTCATGGCGTCGCGCGCCGGCTGGAAGCCGGTTCGGTGTGGATCAACACGTTCAGCGACATGGCGCCGCAGGGCCCGTACGGCGGTTACAAGCAGAGCGGCTTCGGCCGCACCGGCGGGCTCGACGGCCTCAACGAGTTCCTGCAGATCAAGAACGTCCGCATCGCGATGGGCTGA
- a CDS encoding nitrile hydratase accessory protein, which yields MKLHETCTTDQAAPQFEHEWQRRAFGLALALSEFRHYSWSEFQESLIATIGDWEATPETERNEWEYFDHWVAALEDVVDRHQLLTAPLLTDAGDHALPAAHDHDHDHDHDH from the coding sequence GTGAAGCTGCACGAGACCTGCACGACCGACCAGGCCGCACCTCAGTTCGAACACGAATGGCAGCGCCGCGCCTTCGGTTTGGCGCTGGCGCTTTCGGAGTTCCGGCACTACTCGTGGAGCGAATTCCAGGAGAGCCTGATCGCGACGATCGGTGATTGGGAGGCAACGCCCGAGACCGAGCGCAATGAATGGGAGTACTTCGATCACTGGGTGGCGGCGCTCGAGGACGTCGTCGATCGGCACCAGTTGCTGACCGCACCGCTGCTCACCGACGCCGGCGACCACGCGCTGCCCGCCGCGCACGACCACGACCACGACCACGACCACGACCACTAA
- a CDS encoding FMN-binding negative transcriptional regulator encodes MLIHPWDSALDADEWQSWLASTDRFGTLAVNNLDPAEAPVLVPTHFTLDGDDLLIHLARPNPVWPHLQAATRVRLAVIGDYAYVPTYWRAKAGGPDEDGVPTSYYSAVQFVCEPEIVDDPDGKARILATQLSDFQPEGRHAAVAPDAEPYGRMLPGIRGVRLRIVRVEAKFKYDDANPVEHRERVATNLEQRNRGLDGGAAAQQRRRLAAIGDWKAARDRS; translated from the coding sequence ATGCTCATCCACCCATGGGATTCCGCTCTCGACGCCGACGAGTGGCAGAGCTGGCTGGCGTCCACCGACAGGTTCGGCACCCTGGCGGTCAACAACCTCGACCCCGCCGAGGCGCCGGTGCTGGTTCCGACCCACTTCACCCTGGACGGCGACGACCTGCTGATCCATCTGGCCCGGCCCAACCCCGTGTGGCCGCACCTGCAAGCCGCCACCCGGGTGCGCCTGGCCGTGATCGGCGACTATGCCTACGTTCCCACCTACTGGCGCGCAAAGGCAGGCGGACCCGACGAGGACGGAGTGCCCACCAGCTACTACTCGGCCGTCCAATTCGTCTGCGAGCCAGAGATCGTCGACGACCCCGACGGCAAGGCGCGGATACTGGCCACCCAGCTGTCGGACTTCCAACCGGAGGGGCGGCACGCCGCCGTGGCGCCCGACGCCGAACCGTACGGTCGGATGCTGCCCGGCATCCGGGGCGTGCGGCTGAGGATCGTGCGCGTGGAGGCCAAGTTCAAGTACGACGACGCCAACCCCGTCGAGCACCGGGAACGGGTCGCCACGAATCTCGAGCAGCGCAACAGGGGGCTCGACGGCGGCGCGGCTGCCCAGCAGCGCAGACGCCTCGCCGCGATCGGCGACTGGAAGGCGGCCAGGGACAGGTCGTAG
- the nthB gene encoding nitrile hydratase subunit beta yields MKLQHYLGGLEGLPEPLTLEKRVFIEDWEKRIFGVHVAMMGLSNHLGSAVPPYPIDDVPTALKDEWTWADLRTGAEAMNPFDYFKYRYYEKWLGGITQFFLDKGYITEEELAERIADFTPPSGDEGDAGIDDQVIAYLRLGDSPRRDVAHPKFAVGSAVRIANVPADAHSRLPGYLRGHVGMVERVFEGDYAYFCHTGDGIGDPMPIYIVAFEPTDIWGARAEEGPLALYAELFEAYLEPLTEEQS; encoded by the coding sequence ATGAAACTGCAGCACTACCTCGGCGGGCTCGAGGGCCTGCCGGAACCCTTGACCTTGGAGAAGCGGGTCTTCATCGAAGACTGGGAGAAGCGCATCTTCGGCGTCCACGTCGCGATGATGGGTCTGTCCAACCATCTTGGCTCCGCCGTGCCGCCCTACCCCATCGACGACGTGCCGACCGCGTTGAAGGACGAATGGACATGGGCCGATCTGCGCACCGGCGCCGAGGCCATGAACCCGTTCGACTACTTCAAGTACCGCTATTACGAGAAGTGGCTGGGCGGGATCACCCAGTTCTTCCTCGACAAGGGGTACATCACCGAAGAGGAACTCGCCGAACGGATCGCCGACTTCACACCGCCATCGGGTGACGAGGGTGACGCGGGCATCGACGATCAGGTCATCGCCTATCTGCGATTGGGCGACAGCCCGAGACGCGACGTTGCGCACCCGAAGTTCGCGGTCGGCTCCGCGGTCCGCATCGCCAACGTCCCCGCCGACGCCCACAGCCGGCTACCGGGCTACCTGCGCGGCCATGTCGGAATGGTGGAACGGGTCTTCGAAGGCGACTACGCCTACTTCTGCCACACGGGTGACGGCATCGGCGATCCCATGCCGATCTACATCGTGGCGTTCGAACCGACCGACATCTGGGGCGCGCGCGCCGAAGAGGGGCCGCTCGCCCTCTACGCCGAACTCTTCGAGGCCTATCTGGAACCACTGACGGAGGAGCAGTCATGA
- a CDS encoding carboxymuconolactone decarboxylase family protein, with the protein MNTAHRRETGLRQYAEVMTVDAPSDGSPAIADGLIDFVFAEIWSRPGLSRRDRRFVTLACVAAADADEPLEQHVYAALNSGDLSITEMRETVLHFAVYAGWPKASRFNIVVDAQWARILGERGLADTPPDPLLPLATESDPELRLQGGERSFKEINCIPFAPVRDNPYSGAGILNFVFGEMWLRPGLGMKERRLVTVACVAFQDAELPIQSHVYAALKSGDVSFDEMDEVALHFAAYYGWPKASHLDSAIGVQKQRVLAEATSEAAS; encoded by the coding sequence ATGAACACAGCACACCGCCGCGAGACCGGCCTTCGGCAGTACGCCGAAGTGATGACGGTCGATGCACCCTCCGACGGCAGCCCGGCGATCGCCGACGGGTTGATCGACTTCGTGTTCGCCGAGATCTGGTCGCGTCCGGGCCTGAGCCGGCGCGACCGCCGCTTCGTCACGCTGGCCTGCGTGGCCGCTGCCGACGCCGACGAGCCGCTGGAACAACACGTCTACGCGGCGCTGAATAGCGGCGATCTCAGCATCACCGAGATGCGGGAGACGGTGCTGCACTTCGCGGTCTACGCGGGTTGGCCGAAGGCGTCGCGCTTCAACATCGTGGTAGACGCACAGTGGGCGCGGATACTCGGCGAGCGCGGGCTGGCCGACACGCCACCGGATCCGTTGCTGCCGTTGGCCACCGAGAGCGACCCCGAACTCCGCCTGCAGGGCGGCGAACGATCGTTCAAGGAGATCAACTGCATCCCGTTCGCGCCGGTCCGCGACAACCCGTACTCCGGTGCGGGCATCCTCAACTTCGTCTTCGGCGAGATGTGGCTTCGTCCCGGACTCGGCATGAAGGAGCGGCGCCTCGTCACGGTGGCCTGCGTCGCCTTCCAGGACGCAGAACTGCCCATCCAATCCCACGTGTACGCCGCCCTGAAGAGTGGTGACGTCTCGTTCGACGAAATGGACGAAGTCGCCCTGCACTTCGCCGCGTACTACGGCTGGCCCAAGGCATCTCACCTCGACTCCGCCATCGGCGTGCAGAAGCAGCGCGTGCTCGCCGAAGCGACGTCCGAGGCGGCCTCGTGA